Proteins from a genomic interval of Hypomesus transpacificus isolate Combined female unplaced genomic scaffold, fHypTra1 scaffold_84, whole genome shotgun sequence:
- the sbno1 gene encoding protein strawberry notch homolog 1 isoform X4, whose protein sequence is MMDPGQDLLLAALSESGICANDLFDFEPQDAAQSSPLQQSISINALDVGLGAEAVGAVRTETSLQPTHTVTIRHKPQPSTTTFVLNQLNQLPSLGTVVVTKPSTTSTPRHTITVTKVVHTTPSALHGSTSTSSSSMPRPSMVPSREQIQLKDLLRQSGVKSSSLVELMKLKPPPDIAQPVATATSTGTTELNNGVKKEAMMGRDMARIWVNEDAKGRSFSPTLKLPGMKEEDEPEEEDEEELGHAETYAEYMPMKLRIGLRHPDPVVETSSLSSVNPPNVWYRLSIPEETIDRGWLSALQLEAVTYAAQQHETFLPNGDRASYLIGDGAGVGKGRTIAGIIYENYLLGRKRSLWFSVSNDLKYDAERDLRDIGAKNIQVHSLNKFKYGKISSKHNGSVKKGVIFATYSSLIGESQSGGKYKTRFKQLLHWCGEDFDGVIVYDECHKAKNVCPIGSSKPTKTGLAVLELQNKLPKARVVYASATGASEPRNMAYMNRLGIWGEGTPFKEFSNFIQAVERRGVGAMEIVAMDMKLRGMYIARQLSFTGVTFKIEEVPLTQHYIKMYNKSVRLWVSAREKFQQAANLMDAEQRMKKSMWGQFWSAHQRFFKYLCIASKVRRVVQLAREEVKNGKCVVIGLQSTGEARTLEALEEGGGELNDFVSTAKGVLQSLVEKHFPAPDRQKLFSLLGIDLSAKKTPSPIETTAVQKGKKRKGPGAEVRKQVKKPRRSGGLSGSSSDDSQSEESEKEAESDDSFKSVSSGEDDDDFNPFRDESSEDEEDDPWLIRKEPKKGKEKKSKKKKKKKSIDPDSIHSALLASGLGSNRPAFTAPAVKTPSTPATVKAESEDGCVTSQDAVEDAQHMKKDLLDQLEKLAADLPPNTLDELIDELGGPENVAEMTGRKGRVVSNDDGSISYESRSELDVPVEILNLTEKQRFMDGEKNIAIISEAASSGISLQADRRVKNQRRRVHMTLELPWSADRAIQQFGRTHRSNQVTAPEYVFLISELAGEQRFASIVAKRLESLGALTHGDRRATETRDLSRFNFDNKYGRNALEIVMKSIVNLDSPLVSPPADFDGDFFKEICNGLIGVGLINVEDRSRILSLDKDYNNIGKFLNRILGMEVQQQNALFQYFSDTLGAVILDAKKNGRYDMGILDLGSGDEKVRKVEAKKFLTPGYSTSGHVELYTVSVERGMSWEEATHAWADQSGADDGFYVQVRNNKKTAILVKEVNTKKRLFLVYRPNTGKQLKLETYIDIKKKCKKVLSDDAKQHWIDQYKSSAKICSHAYWRGNCRKASVGLQCEIGLRCRTYYVLCGSVLSVWTKVEGVLASVSGTNVKMQIVRLRTEDGQRIVGLIIPANCVSPLTNILSSSDQSQQLAVQQQQKWQQLHPQSLSHVANT, encoded by the exons ATGATGGATCCTGGACAGGATTTACTCCTTGCTGCTTTGAGCGAGAGCGGCATCTGCGCAAACGATCTGTTCGACTTTGAACCTCAGGATGCGGCccagtcctctcccctccagcag TCCATCTCCATTAATGCCCTGGATGTTGGTTTGGGGGCCGAGGCAGTGGGAGCTGTTAGAACAGAGACGTCACTTCAACCTACTCACACAGTCACCATAAGG CACAAGCCCCAGCCCTCAACCACTACATTTGTCTTAAATCAACTGAATCAGTTGCCATCTCTGGGAACGGTTGTCGTGACCAAACCGTCGACCACAAGCACCCCCAGACACACCATCACCGTAACCAAGGTGGTTCACACCACCCCGTCAGCCCTGCATGGCTCCACGTcaacctccagctcctccatgccTCGCCCCTCCATGGTGCCCAGCAGAGAGCAG ATCCAGCTGAAGGACCTGCTGAGGCAGAGCGGGGTGAagagcagcagcctggtggagctgaTGAAGCTCAAGCCTCCGCCCGACATAGCCCAGCCCGTCGCCACTGCAACGTCCACGGGAACCA CGGAACTGAACAACGGGGTGAAAAAGGAGGCGATGATGGGCCGAGACATGGCGCGAATCTGGGTGAATGAAGACGCGAAGGGGCGGAGCTTCTCCCCGACCCTC AAACTACCCGGGATGAAAGAGGAGGACGAGcccgaggaggaggatgaggaagagctgGGTCACGCTGAGACGTACGCAGAGTACATGCCCATGAAAT tgaggATCGGCCTGAGGCATCCGGACCCTGTGGTGGAGACCAGCTCCCTGTCCAGCGTGAACCCTCCCAACGTGTGGTACCGCCTCTCCATCCCAGAGGAGACCATCGACCGAGGctggctctctgctctgcaGCTGGAGGCCGTCACGTACGCTGCCCAG CAACACGAGACATTCCTGCCCAATGGGGATCGAGCGTCGTATCTCATTGGCGACGGAGCTGGCGTGGGGAAGGGCAGGACCATTGCTGGGATCATCTACGAGAACTACCTCCTAGGCAGGAAGAGGTCACTCTG GTTCAGTGTTTCCAACGACCTGAAGTACGACGCTGAGAGGGATCTGAGAGATATCGGAGCGAAGAACATCCAGGTCCATTCACTGAATAAG TTCAAGTATGGGAAGATCTCCTCCAAACACAATGGGAGCGTGAAGAAGGGGGTGATCTTCGCCACCTATTCGTCCCTCATCGGGGAGAGCCAGTCTGGGGGAAAGTATAAGACCAGGTTCAAACAGCTCCTCCACTGGTGTGGGGAGGACTTTGACGGAGTT ATTGTCTATGATGAGTGTCACAAAGCCAAAAATGTGTGTCCAATCGGGTCGTCCAAGCCCACTAAGACTGGCCTGGCAGTCCTGGAGCTGCAAAACAAACTTCCCAAAGCACGCGTGGTGTATGCCAGCGCCACAG GGGCTTCTGAGCCTCGCAACATGGCCTACATGAACCGTCTGGGCATCTGGGGGGAGGGAACGCCCTTCAAAGAATTCAGCAACTTCATCCAGGCTGTGGAGCGCAG AGGTGTCGGTGCCATGGAGATAGTTGCCATGGATATGAAGCTGCGGGGCATGTACATCGCGAGGCAGCTGAGCTTCACCGGAGTGACGTTCAAGATTGAGGAAGTTCCGCTGACGCAGCATTACATCAAGATGTACAACAAGTCCGTGCGTCTG tgggtGAGCGCACGCGAGAAATTCCAGCAGGCGGCTAACCTGATGGACGCCGAGCAGCGCATGAAGAAGTCCATGTGGGGCCAGTTCTGGTCAGCCCACCAGCGCTTCTTCAAGTACCTCTGCATCGCCTCCAAGGTCCGTAGGGTGGTGCAGCtggccagggaggaggtgaagaacGGCAAG tgtgtggtcATCGGGCTGCAGTCCACAGGAGAGGCTCGGACTctggaggccctggaggagggaggcggagaGCTCAACGACTTTGTGTCCACAGCCAA AGGCGTGCTGCAGTCTCTGGTTGAGAAGCACTTCCCGGCTCCAGACAGGCAGAAGCTGTTCAGCCTACTGGGGATAGACCTCTCGGCCAAGAAGACCCCCTCTCCCATCGAGACCACAGCGGTGCAGAAGGGCAAGAAGAGGAAAG GTCCAGGTGCGGAGGTGAGGAAGCAGGTGAAGAAGCCTCGCAGGTCGGGGGGGCTGTCCGGCAGCAGCTCAGACGACAGCCAATCGGAAGAGTCGGAGAAAGAGGCGGAGAGCGACGACAGCTTCAAGTCGGTCAGCTCAGGGGAGGACGATGACGACTTTAACCCCTTCAGGGACGAGTCCAGCGAGGACGAGGAAGATG ATCCCTGGCTCATCAGAAAAGAGCCCAAAAAGGGCAAAGAGAAGAAaagcaagaagaagaagaagaagaaaagcatCGACCCAGACTCTATCCACAGCGCCCTGCTGGCCTCCGGCCTCGGCTCAAACAGGCCTGCCTTCACTGCCCCGGCTGTGAAGACCCCCAGCACGCCCGCCACAG TGAAGGCGGAGAGCGAGGACGGCTGCGTGACGAGCCAGGACGCGGTGGAGGACGCCCAGCACATGAAGAAGGATCTCCTGGACCAGCTGGAGAAGCTGGCTGCTGACCTGCCCCCCAACACCCTGGACGAACTCATCGACGAGCTGGGGGGGCCGGAGAACGTGGCCGAG ATGACGGGTCGTAAAGGCCGGGTGGTCAGCAACGACGACGGCAGCATCTCCTACGAGTCTCGCTCGGAGCTGGACGTCCCCGTGGAGATCCTCAACCTCACAGAGAAGCAGAGGTTCATGGACGGAGAGAAG aacaTTGCCATCATCTCGGAGGCGGCCAGCTCTGGGATCTCCCTGCAGGCTGACAGGCGGGTCAAGAACCAGCGGCGCCGAGTCCACATGACCCTGGAGCTGCCCTGGAGTGCGGACCGAGCCATCCAGCAGTTTG GGAGAACCCACCGGTCGAATCAAGTCACCGCTCCAGAGTATGTCTTCCTGATATCCGAGCTGGCAGGAGAGCAGAGGTTTGCATCCATCGTGGCCAAAAGACTGGAGAGCTTG GGAGCCCTCACTCATGGAGACCGAAGAGCCACTGAAACTAGAGACCTGAGCAGGTTCAACTTTGACAACAAA TATGGCAGAAATGCTCTGGAAATAGTGATGAAGTCCATTGTAAACCTCGACTCTCCGCTGGTCTCTCCACCTGCTGACTTTGACGGGGATTTCTTCAAAG aAATTTGCAACGGACTCATAGGTGTTGGGCTGATAAATGTGGAAGACAGATCCAGAATCCTGTCATTAGATAAAG ACTACAACAACATCGGGAAGTTCCTGAACCGGATCCTGGGTATGGAGGTGCAGCAGCAGAACGCCTTGTTCCAGTACTTTTCCGACACGCTGGGGGCCGTTATACTGGACGCCAAGAAGAACGGCCGATACGACATGGGGATCCTGG atttgggTTCTGGGGATGAGAAGGTGAGGAAGGTAGAGGCCAAGAAGTTCCTAACCCCAGGCTACTCCACGTCAGGACACGTCGAGCTGTACACG GTGAGTGTGGAGAGAGGTATGTCCTGGGAGGAAGCCACCCACGCCTGGGCAGACCAGAGCGGAGCCGACGACGGCTTCTATGTGCAG GTGAGGAACAACAAGAAGACGGCCATCTTGGTAAAGGAGGTGAACACCAAGAAGAGACTGTTCCTGGTGTACAGGCCCAACACCGGAAAACAGCTCAAACTGGAGACCTACATTGACATCAAGAAGAAGTGTAAAAAG GTCTTGTCGGATGACGCCAAGCAGCATTGGATAGACCAGTACAAGTCTTCCGCAAAGATCTGCTCTCACGCTTATTG GCGAGGGAACTGCAGGAAGGCGTCCGTGGGCCTGCAGTGTGAGATAGGGCTGAGGTGCAGGACGTACTACGTGCTGTGTGGCTCGGTGCTCAGCGTGTGGACCAAGGTGGAGGGGGTCCTGGCGTCTGTGAGCGGCACCAACGTCAAGATGCAAATCGTTCGTCTCAGGACGGAGGACGGACAGAGGATAGTAG GTCTTATCATTCCAGCAAACTGCGTGTCCCCCCTGACCAACATCCTGTCGTCCTCCGACCAATCCCAGCAGCTGGcagtccagcagcagcagaagtGGCAACAGCTCCACCCTCAGAGTCTGAGCCACGTCGCCAACACATAG
- the sbno1 gene encoding protein strawberry notch homolog 1 isoform X3, with amino-acid sequence MMDPGQDLLLAALSESGICANDLFDFEPQDAAQSSPLQQSISINALDVGLGAEAVGAVRTETSLQPTHTVTIRHKPQPSTTTFVLNQLNQLPSLGTVVVTKPSTTSTPRHTITVTKVVHTTPSALHGSTSTSSSSMPRPSMVPSREQIQLKDLLRQSGVKSSSLVELMKLKPPPDIAQPVATATSTGTTELNNGVKKEAMMGRDMARIWVNEDAKGRSFSPTLKLPGMKEEDEPEEEDEEELGHAETYAEYMPMKLRIGLRHPDPVVETSSLSSVNPPNVWYRLSIPEETIDRGWLSALQLEAVTYAAQQHETFLPNGDRASYLIGDGAGVGKGRTIAGIIYENYLLGRKRSLWFSVSNDLKYDAERDLRDIGAKNIQVHSLNKFKYGKISSKHNGSVKKGVIFATYSSLIGESQSGGKYKTRFKQLLHWCGEDFDGVIVYDECHKAKNVCPIGSSKPTKTGLAVLELQNKLPKARVVYASATGASEPRNMAYMNRLGIWGEGTPFKEFSNFIQAVERRGVGAMEIVAMDMKLRGMYIARQLSFTGVTFKIEEVPLTQHYIKMYNKSVRLWVSAREKFQQAANLMDAEQRMKKSMWGQFWSAHQRFFKYLCIASKVRRVVQLAREEVKNGKCVVIGLQSTGEARTLEALEEGGGELNDFVSTAKGVLQSLVEKHFPAPDRQKLFSLLGIDLSAKKTPSPIETTAVQKGKKRKGPGAEVRKQVKKPRRSGGLSGSSSDDSQSEESEKEAESDDSFKSVSSGEDDDDFNPFRDESSEDEEDDPWLIRKEPKKGKEKKSKKKKKKKSIDPDSIHSALLASGLGSNRPAFTAPAVKTPSTPATVKAERANFLLSTVKAESEDGCVTSQDAVEDAQHMKKDLLDQLEKLAADLPPNTLDELIDELGGPENVAEMTGRKGRVVSNDDGSISYESRSELDVPVEILNLTEKQRFMDGEKNIAIISEAASSGISLQADRRVKNQRRRVHMTLELPWSADRAIQQFGRTHRSNQVTAPEYVFLISELAGEQRFASIVAKRLESLGALTHGDRRATETRDLSRFNFDNKYGRNALEIVMKSIVNLDSPLVSPPADFDGDFFKEICNGLIGVGLINVEDRSRILSLDKDYNNIGKFLNRILGMEVQQQNALFQYFSDTLGAVILDAKKNGRYDMGILDLGSGDEKVRKVEAKKFLTPGYSTSGHVELYTVSVERGMSWEEATHAWADQSGADDGFYVQVRNNKKTAILVKEVNTKKRLFLVYRPNTGKQLKLETYIDIKKKCKKVLSDDAKQHWIDQYKSSAKICSHAYWRGNCRKASVGLQCEIGLRCRTYYVLCGSVLSVWTKVEGVLASVSGTNVKMQIVRLRTEDGQRIVGLIIPANCVSPLTNILSSSDQSQQLAVQQQQKWQQLHPQSLSHVANT; translated from the exons ATGATGGATCCTGGACAGGATTTACTCCTTGCTGCTTTGAGCGAGAGCGGCATCTGCGCAAACGATCTGTTCGACTTTGAACCTCAGGATGCGGCccagtcctctcccctccagcag TCCATCTCCATTAATGCCCTGGATGTTGGTTTGGGGGCCGAGGCAGTGGGAGCTGTTAGAACAGAGACGTCACTTCAACCTACTCACACAGTCACCATAAGG CACAAGCCCCAGCCCTCAACCACTACATTTGTCTTAAATCAACTGAATCAGTTGCCATCTCTGGGAACGGTTGTCGTGACCAAACCGTCGACCACAAGCACCCCCAGACACACCATCACCGTAACCAAGGTGGTTCACACCACCCCGTCAGCCCTGCATGGCTCCACGTcaacctccagctcctccatgccTCGCCCCTCCATGGTGCCCAGCAGAGAGCAG ATCCAGCTGAAGGACCTGCTGAGGCAGAGCGGGGTGAagagcagcagcctggtggagctgaTGAAGCTCAAGCCTCCGCCCGACATAGCCCAGCCCGTCGCCACTGCAACGTCCACGGGAACCA CGGAACTGAACAACGGGGTGAAAAAGGAGGCGATGATGGGCCGAGACATGGCGCGAATCTGGGTGAATGAAGACGCGAAGGGGCGGAGCTTCTCCCCGACCCTC AAACTACCCGGGATGAAAGAGGAGGACGAGcccgaggaggaggatgaggaagagctgGGTCACGCTGAGACGTACGCAGAGTACATGCCCATGAAAT tgaggATCGGCCTGAGGCATCCGGACCCTGTGGTGGAGACCAGCTCCCTGTCCAGCGTGAACCCTCCCAACGTGTGGTACCGCCTCTCCATCCCAGAGGAGACCATCGACCGAGGctggctctctgctctgcaGCTGGAGGCCGTCACGTACGCTGCCCAG CAACACGAGACATTCCTGCCCAATGGGGATCGAGCGTCGTATCTCATTGGCGACGGAGCTGGCGTGGGGAAGGGCAGGACCATTGCTGGGATCATCTACGAGAACTACCTCCTAGGCAGGAAGAGGTCACTCTG GTTCAGTGTTTCCAACGACCTGAAGTACGACGCTGAGAGGGATCTGAGAGATATCGGAGCGAAGAACATCCAGGTCCATTCACTGAATAAG TTCAAGTATGGGAAGATCTCCTCCAAACACAATGGGAGCGTGAAGAAGGGGGTGATCTTCGCCACCTATTCGTCCCTCATCGGGGAGAGCCAGTCTGGGGGAAAGTATAAGACCAGGTTCAAACAGCTCCTCCACTGGTGTGGGGAGGACTTTGACGGAGTT ATTGTCTATGATGAGTGTCACAAAGCCAAAAATGTGTGTCCAATCGGGTCGTCCAAGCCCACTAAGACTGGCCTGGCAGTCCTGGAGCTGCAAAACAAACTTCCCAAAGCACGCGTGGTGTATGCCAGCGCCACAG GGGCTTCTGAGCCTCGCAACATGGCCTACATGAACCGTCTGGGCATCTGGGGGGAGGGAACGCCCTTCAAAGAATTCAGCAACTTCATCCAGGCTGTGGAGCGCAG AGGTGTCGGTGCCATGGAGATAGTTGCCATGGATATGAAGCTGCGGGGCATGTACATCGCGAGGCAGCTGAGCTTCACCGGAGTGACGTTCAAGATTGAGGAAGTTCCGCTGACGCAGCATTACATCAAGATGTACAACAAGTCCGTGCGTCTG tgggtGAGCGCACGCGAGAAATTCCAGCAGGCGGCTAACCTGATGGACGCCGAGCAGCGCATGAAGAAGTCCATGTGGGGCCAGTTCTGGTCAGCCCACCAGCGCTTCTTCAAGTACCTCTGCATCGCCTCCAAGGTCCGTAGGGTGGTGCAGCtggccagggaggaggtgaagaacGGCAAG tgtgtggtcATCGGGCTGCAGTCCACAGGAGAGGCTCGGACTctggaggccctggaggagggaggcggagaGCTCAACGACTTTGTGTCCACAGCCAA AGGCGTGCTGCAGTCTCTGGTTGAGAAGCACTTCCCGGCTCCAGACAGGCAGAAGCTGTTCAGCCTACTGGGGATAGACCTCTCGGCCAAGAAGACCCCCTCTCCCATCGAGACCACAGCGGTGCAGAAGGGCAAGAAGAGGAAAG GTCCAGGTGCGGAGGTGAGGAAGCAGGTGAAGAAGCCTCGCAGGTCGGGGGGGCTGTCCGGCAGCAGCTCAGACGACAGCCAATCGGAAGAGTCGGAGAAAGAGGCGGAGAGCGACGACAGCTTCAAGTCGGTCAGCTCAGGGGAGGACGATGACGACTTTAACCCCTTCAGGGACGAGTCCAGCGAGGACGAGGAAGATG ATCCCTGGCTCATCAGAAAAGAGCCCAAAAAGGGCAAAGAGAAGAAaagcaagaagaagaagaagaagaaaagcatCGACCCAGACTCTATCCACAGCGCCCTGCTGGCCTCCGGCCTCGGCTCAAACAGGCCTGCCTTCACTGCCCCGGCTGTGAAGACCCCCAGCACGCCCGCCACAG tgaaggcagagagagctAACTTCCTGCTCTCCACAGTGAAGGCGGAGAGCGAGGACGGCTGCGTGACGAGCCAGGACGCGGTGGAGGACGCCCAGCACATGAAGAAGGATCTCCTGGACCAGCTGGAGAAGCTGGCTGCTGACCTGCCCCCCAACACCCTGGACGAACTCATCGACGAGCTGGGGGGGCCGGAGAACGTGGCCGAG ATGACGGGTCGTAAAGGCCGGGTGGTCAGCAACGACGACGGCAGCATCTCCTACGAGTCTCGCTCGGAGCTGGACGTCCCCGTGGAGATCCTCAACCTCACAGAGAAGCAGAGGTTCATGGACGGAGAGAAG aacaTTGCCATCATCTCGGAGGCGGCCAGCTCTGGGATCTCCCTGCAGGCTGACAGGCGGGTCAAGAACCAGCGGCGCCGAGTCCACATGACCCTGGAGCTGCCCTGGAGTGCGGACCGAGCCATCCAGCAGTTTG GGAGAACCCACCGGTCGAATCAAGTCACCGCTCCAGAGTATGTCTTCCTGATATCCGAGCTGGCAGGAGAGCAGAGGTTTGCATCCATCGTGGCCAAAAGACTGGAGAGCTTG GGAGCCCTCACTCATGGAGACCGAAGAGCCACTGAAACTAGAGACCTGAGCAGGTTCAACTTTGACAACAAA TATGGCAGAAATGCTCTGGAAATAGTGATGAAGTCCATTGTAAACCTCGACTCTCCGCTGGTCTCTCCACCTGCTGACTTTGACGGGGATTTCTTCAAAG aAATTTGCAACGGACTCATAGGTGTTGGGCTGATAAATGTGGAAGACAGATCCAGAATCCTGTCATTAGATAAAG ACTACAACAACATCGGGAAGTTCCTGAACCGGATCCTGGGTATGGAGGTGCAGCAGCAGAACGCCTTGTTCCAGTACTTTTCCGACACGCTGGGGGCCGTTATACTGGACGCCAAGAAGAACGGCCGATACGACATGGGGATCCTGG atttgggTTCTGGGGATGAGAAGGTGAGGAAGGTAGAGGCCAAGAAGTTCCTAACCCCAGGCTACTCCACGTCAGGACACGTCGAGCTGTACACG GTGAGTGTGGAGAGAGGTATGTCCTGGGAGGAAGCCACCCACGCCTGGGCAGACCAGAGCGGAGCCGACGACGGCTTCTATGTGCAG GTGAGGAACAACAAGAAGACGGCCATCTTGGTAAAGGAGGTGAACACCAAGAAGAGACTGTTCCTGGTGTACAGGCCCAACACCGGAAAACAGCTCAAACTGGAGACCTACATTGACATCAAGAAGAAGTGTAAAAAG GTCTTGTCGGATGACGCCAAGCAGCATTGGATAGACCAGTACAAGTCTTCCGCAAAGATCTGCTCTCACGCTTATTG GCGAGGGAACTGCAGGAAGGCGTCCGTGGGCCTGCAGTGTGAGATAGGGCTGAGGTGCAGGACGTACTACGTGCTGTGTGGCTCGGTGCTCAGCGTGTGGACCAAGGTGGAGGGGGTCCTGGCGTCTGTGAGCGGCACCAACGTCAAGATGCAAATCGTTCGTCTCAGGACGGAGGACGGACAGAGGATAGTAG GTCTTATCATTCCAGCAAACTGCGTGTCCCCCCTGACCAACATCCTGTCGTCCTCCGACCAATCCCAGCAGCTGGcagtccagcagcagcagaagtGGCAACAGCTCCACCCTCAGAGTCTGAGCCACGTCGCCAACACATAG